CGAAGTGCCTGTACCACTTCAGGGCCAAAACCACGGGCGCCGCCCTGGACCCGACCCGCTCCAACGACCAAACCTGACTGAAAGTTGAGCGTGTAGCGCATACTTTCCTCTACCCGCACTCCGCCGGTGTCTGGTAGAATTCCCGCAGCCTGTAAAATAAGAGGATAAGCTTGGCTTGCTGCCAGAGAGTCTTCTTCACTTAGGTGGTCCAGCCCTTGCCTCACGGCTTCATACATATCTGCCGATTCATGATGCTCTGGAGTTAGAGCTCTCGCGCAATCACAAATCAAACTTGCACGGCCCAGCAACTCAAAATGACCCCGCAGTGGGAGCCGTAAATTCAAAGCATCTACTGATTTCAAGGTCCAAAGATTGGGACCAGATTGGCTATGGGTGCGCAGGCCAGAAAATAGGTCGAGGGCTCCCCCGAATCTCTTGCGCGAACGCCTGGCTCCGCGAGCTATCATGCTCACGCGGCCTTCTTCAGCTGTTAGGAATTCAACAATGCGATCTGATTCACCATAGTTGGTCATCCGAACCACAATCCCGTCGAGTACGGTTTCTGTCCGGGCTGCTCTTACCAACTTGAATCCTTAGGAGGCGATTCTCAACTAGTGTGAGAGTTCCTGCAGGGATGCCTGGCACTGGGCTGCGTAACCCTTTTCGGCATCTTTAAGAGCGCACCGAGACAACATGTCACGAGCCTGCTCCACGCGGCCTGTCTTTATCAGGCTCAGCGCAAAATAATACTGCATTTGGTGAATATGGTCTGGCGCTAAGACCGCGCCAACTTCAGCATCCTGAGCACAATGGCGGTCGAAACGACTGTAGATTTTATCCACGCCTTCGGCGTTGTCTTGGTCGAGCGCGATGCGTGCTAACCATTCATAACCTCGGCAAAACTTGGGCTGAGTGGCAACTGCATTACGCAGGTGTTTACGCCCTGTTTCGGCCTCTCCCTTTTTATAGTAGGCCCAGCCCATATTACCTTCAGCGAGAGCCGGAGTACGGTACAAAATGTCACCCAACGCCACCTGAAAAGACTCAATCGCATCGTCGTAGCGGCCCAAATCAATCAGCAACGTACCCAGGTTGTTGTAGGCTTCAGAAAATGAAGGCTTGTATTTAACGGCCGCTTCATAATGTGTGAGGCTCTCATCGAGATGTTCCAATGCGTGATAAACCATGCCCAGCGCATTGTGAGCTTCTGGTAAACCTGGATTGAGTTCAACGGTCTTGAGAAGTTCACGCAATGTCTCGCGCAGATCTCCGGTCTTGAAACTCGTAATCGCAATGTCGTAGTGGGTTTGTGCAAGAAACTTATTCTTGTCGGTCACCTGACCAGTTGTCGCGCATGCTGTGAGCCAAATTAAGGTGGTCGTAAGCATCGCGGCCATCATAGGCTGCATCAATTTTTGCATAGCTTCCCTCCAAGCGATTTTTTATTCTATTGCGCTGTTAAAACGTACTCGTCATTGAAATCCGATGTCTCAAGCGCCGTTCGTCGGTAATCTACAAGGGTTCTGGTAATCATCACGTTGCGACCACCAACCTTGCCTTCGCCCACAACAATTCGAAAATAATGCTGCGCAGATTGCGAAATCCGTTCACCAGAAGACAAATCCTTCTTTGCACGAAAAATCAGTTTATTGGGCCCGGTTTTCAAATGAGACGTAACTTCAAGAACCGTGTGCTTCTCATCGTCGAGAAACTTACGGACCCACTTTCCGTTGATAAACAAGTCGATATCAAATTGTGTTTTACTGGGAACTTTTTCAGTCACGACCCAGTAACGACGGGTCGGCGGCTGCCCCACTGGGCCAGAAACCTTATCTTGGCCTGGGCTTTTGACCTCGCTCTTGGCACCTTGGACCGCATAACCTTTGGCAGTAATATGCACATTCCCATGGGCATCGATTTCAACGCTAACATTATCAAACTTTTGATTGGTTACGCCGTCGATGCGCGTACCGTTGAGATAGATACTCCCCGCGAACGCAGGAAGCGCGCCTAGCCACAACAAAAATGTAATAATGATAGATCTCGCCAACATGCTGGCAGGCTAAGTCCAGGTGCTCGATCTGTCAAATAAATGGCGAAAGATGAGAAAGCTTGCAGCTAAAACTCTTTCATTGACCCAATCACGCACTGGCGCCGCCCTGGATCTAGGAGCTAAGCCTTGCTCAATTTCAGGTCTAGAGGCTGGGTGGAATCTCAAAAATAAGCACCGCGCAGCTCCATGTCCTTGGTTTCATTGGCATGACCAAGTGATCAAATCACTCAAAGTCCCTGGGTTTTCGGGATACTTCAGCTCACTCCACCAGGGTTAGCCCCATCTGGGCTGAACGGTAGTCACCGGCCATCCAAAGACCCCAGCTCCTTAAATGCACTGAGAAGGGGCAGCTCTCACCCCAAAACATTCCCAAACTCCTATTAAATAAGGATTTGATGGTTTGACGGCGGCACCTCCCGCTGGCATAGCGGGTCTTTAATAGCCGGAGGTGCTCATGCGTTTTGAGAACGTATCAATCGTAAGTCTTGCCCACGTCGATGGGCCCGTTCGCATGCCATCTTCCGAGATTGAAGCCCGTATCAAGCCCACCATGGACCGCCTCGGCATCCGCCAAGGACTGCTCCAACATCTATCGGGTATTCACGAACGAAAATTCTGGGACAGTGACGTCCAACCCAGTGAATGTGCCACGCTGGCAGCTAAAGAAGCCATTGCCCGCAGTGGAGTCGACCCCAAGCGCATCGGGATTTTAATCAACACATCAGTTTGCCGGGACTACATTGAGCCTTCAACCGCTTGTTTGGTTCACGGTAACCTTGGCCTCCCCGCCGAATGTATGAACTTCGACCTCGGCAATGCATGCCTTGGATTCCTAAACGGCATGGACATGGTCGGCAACATGATTGAGCGGGGCCAAATTGATTACGGCCTCGTAGTCGACGGCGAAAACAGCATCAATGTTGTGGAAGCCACACTCAAACGACTCCAAGATCCAAGCTGTGATGAAGCGCTCTTTCGAAACAACTTCGCAACTCTCACACTTGGCTCAGGCGGTGTGGCAATGCTCTTAGGCAGAGCTGACCTCTGTGAAGAAGTCCACTCATTTAAAGGCGGCGTCAATCTCGCAGCCAGCCAGCACAACCGGCTTTGCCTCGGCCAGGTAGACGGTATGGTCACCGACACCAAGAAATTGTTGTTTGCCGGAATCGAACTTGCCAATCAGTGCCTGAACCGGGCCAAGCAAGAGATGGATTGGGACCTTGAAAAAATCGATGAACTGATTCTTCACCAAGTGAGCAAGGTTCATACGGAGCAATTGGCGGCCACCTTAGGTCTATCTATGGATAAGATTTTCCGGCTCTACCCAGAGTACGGTAACATTGGTCCTGCCTCGGTTCCGATTGTTCTCTCTAAGGTCGTTGATTCTGGTCGCGTTAAATCTGGCGATCGAATCGCGTTGATGGGAATTGGCAGCGGTCTTAATTGCACCATGGCTGAAGTGGTTTGGTGAGCTATGAACACCCAGGTCAATATCTCTAAAGAGCTCTACCCCTTTGAGGGCAACTACCTAGACCTCAACGGGCATCAGTATCACTACCTCGACGAAGGCCAAGGCCACCCCGTGGTCATGGTTCACGGCAATCCCTCTTGGTCATTTTACTACCGTAACCTAGCCAAAACTCTACGCAGCACGCACCGAGTGATTGTTCCCGACCACATTGGGATGGGGCTTTCAGACAAGCCTTCCGACGATGCTTATGGATATCATTTAGAACAGCGCGTAGACGACCTCGACGCGCTCCTGTCCCACCTGGAAATCGACTCGAAGATAACTCTGGTTGTTCATGACTGGGGCGGTATGATTGGAATGGCCTACGCGACCCGCCACCCGGAGCGAGTTGAACGCTTGGTCATTCTCAATACAGGCGCGTTCCATTTGCCCAACACCAAAGCACTGCCATGGCAACTTAAGCTTGCGAGAGATAGTTCCCTGGGCGGATTGTTGGTGCGCGGTTTTAATGCATTTAGCCGCGGCGCCACCATTGTAGGCTGCACCCGCAAGCCGATGCCAAAGAATATCGTCCAAGCTTACACTGCACCTTACGATACTTGGACCAACCGCATCGCTACCCTTCGCTTTGTACAAGACATCCCTCTTGTTCCCCAAGACAAAGGCTATGACCTCGTCAGCAGTGTTGAGAGTCAGCTGGGCCAATTTAATAAATTG
This is a stretch of genomic DNA from Deltaproteobacteria bacterium. It encodes these proteins:
- a CDS encoding alpha/beta fold hydrolase, with product MSKELYPFEGNYLDLNGHQYHYLDEGQGHPVVMVHGNPSWSFYYRNLAKTLRSTHRVIVPDHIGMGLSDKPSDDAYGYHLEQRVDDLDALLSHLEIDSKITLVVHDWGGMIGMAYATRHPERVERLVILNTGAFHLPNTKALPWQLKLARDSSLGGLLVRGFNAFSRGATIVGCTRKPMPKNIVQAYTAPYDTWTNRIATLRFVQDIPLVPQDKGYDLVSSVESQLGQFNKLPVLICWGDKDFVFDHHFLKQWQSYLPNAEVHRFADCGHYILEDATDEVIPLIEDFLKRHPIAD
- the recO gene encoding DNA repair protein RecO — its product is MVRAARTETVLDGIVVRMTNYGESDRIVEFLTAEEGRVSMIARGARRSRKRFGGALDLFSGLRTHSQSGPNLWTLKSVDALNLRLPLRGHFELLGRASLICDCARALTPEHHESADMYEAVRQGLDHLSEEDSLAASQAYPLILQAAGILPDTGGVRVEESMRYTLNFQSGLVVGAGRVQGGARGFGPEVVQALRGHACTSTEGARQLERLVIDWVQHQIGKRLPSADVYLDMM
- a CDS encoding tetratricopeptide repeat protein — translated: MQKLMQPMMAAMLTTTLIWLTACATTGQVTDKNKFLAQTHYDIAITSFKTGDLRETLRELLKTVELNPGLPEAHNALGMVYHALEHLDESLTHYEAAVKYKPSFSEAYNNLGTLLIDLGRYDDAIESFQVALGDILYRTPALAEGNMGWAYYKKGEAETGRKHLRNAVATQPKFCRGYEWLARIALDQDNAEGVDKIYSRFDRHCAQDAEVGAVLAPDHIHQMQYYFALSLIKTGRVEQARDMLSRCALKDAEKGYAAQCQASLQELSH
- a CDS encoding 3-oxoacyl-ACP synthase III, which translates into the protein MRFENVSIVSLAHVDGPVRMPSSEIEARIKPTMDRLGIRQGLLQHLSGIHERKFWDSDVQPSECATLAAKEAIARSGVDPKRIGILINTSVCRDYIEPSTACLVHGNLGLPAECMNFDLGNACLGFLNGMDMVGNMIERGQIDYGLVVDGENSINVVEATLKRLQDPSCDEALFRNNFATLTLGSGGVAMLLGRADLCEEVHSFKGGVNLAASQHNRLCLGQVDGMVTDTKKLLFAGIELANQCLNRAKQEMDWDLEKIDELILHQVSKVHTEQLAATLGLSMDKIFRLYPEYGNIGPASVPIVLSKVVDSGRVKSGDRIALMGIGSGLNCTMAEVVW